One part of the Alistipes onderdonkii genome encodes these proteins:
- a CDS encoding helix-turn-helix domain-containing protein, with protein MSSDYLTLESEEVKVFFTSIDRSVETLQLADKNYRPAIGSEHYLSSEEVCDLLHISSRTLQTLRDRRQIPFTMISDRNILYPETGIREMLMENYKPIKNHF; from the coding sequence ATGTCATCTGATTATTTAACACTGGAAAGCGAAGAGGTCAAAGTCTTTTTCACTTCTATCGACCGATCCGTCGAAACCTTGCAACTGGCGGACAAAAATTACCGGCCCGCGATCGGTTCGGAACACTACTTGTCGAGCGAAGAAGTTTGCGACTTGCTACATATTTCATCCCGGACGCTTCAAACATTGCGCGACAGACGGCAAATACCATTTACTATGATCAGTGATCGTAATATTCTTTATCCGGAAACGGGCATCCGGGAAATGTTGATGGAAAATTACAAACCGATCAAAAACCATTTCTAA
- a CDS encoding DUF3408 domain-containing protein, producing MDSEKEKNRLSDIVLERVGLTGNLLSAPVSPSPEPAVDMPGHERQVRAGKVTAPEEYKRRFLVPAPKSVEWKTAYIDGRLHRRIAMLVRAAGCGSISGFIIRLLELHMEEHREDIAALLGEVYRPWDEDGQPGEPARR from the coding sequence ATGGATTCAGAAAAGGAAAAGAACCGGCTTTCCGATATCGTTCTCGAGAGGGTCGGACTCACGGGAAACCTTCTGTCAGCTCCCGTTTCCCCATCCCCGGAACCGGCGGTGGATATGCCGGGTCATGAAAGGCAGGTCCGTGCAGGGAAAGTGACAGCCCCGGAAGAATACAAGAGGAGGTTTCTGGTTCCCGCTCCCAAGTCTGTGGAGTGGAAGACCGCGTATATTGACGGGAGGCTGCACCGCCGGATCGCCATGCTGGTCAGGGCCGCCGGTTGCGGCAGCATCTCCGGGTTTATCATCCGGCTGCTGGAGCTCCATATGGAGGAACATAGGGAGGATATCGCCGCCCTGCTCGGTGAGGTCTACCGTCCCTGGGATGAGGACGGGCAGCCGGGAGAACCGGCCCGCCGATAA
- a CDS encoding ParA family protein, whose translation MMKKEKELLVAVASQKGGVGKSVFTVLLASVLHYRKGLRVAVVDCDYPQHSIALMRERDMESVMKNDDLKVSLYRQHERIRKPAYPVIKSDPEKAVEDLHRYMDEKEETFDIVLFDLPGTLRSEGVVYTVAAMDYIFVPLKADNIVMQSSLQFTKALEEELVARKNCNLKGTWLFWNMVDRRGRKNLYDAWNRVIDKMGLRLLSSHIPNTLRYNREADPVCKGVFRSTLFPPDPHQEKGSGLPELVEEICRTIGLEEPDTDR comes from the coding sequence ATGATGAAAAAAGAAAAAGAGTTGTTGGTTGCCGTCGCCAGCCAGAAGGGTGGCGTGGGAAAATCCGTCTTTACGGTACTGCTGGCCAGTGTGCTGCATTACCGCAAAGGCCTGCGTGTGGCGGTTGTGGACTGTGACTACCCGCAGCACAGCATCGCCCTGATGCGTGAGAGGGACATGGAGAGTGTCATGAAAAATGACGACCTGAAGGTGAGCCTTTACCGGCAGCACGAGAGAATCCGGAAGCCTGCCTATCCGGTCATCAAAAGCGATCCGGAAAAGGCGGTGGAGGACCTGCATCGTTATATGGACGAAAAGGAGGAAACTTTCGATATCGTGCTTTTCGACCTTCCCGGAACGCTCCGCAGCGAGGGGGTGGTCTATACTGTTGCCGCGATGGACTACATTTTCGTCCCGCTCAAGGCGGACAACATCGTCATGCAGAGTTCCCTGCAGTTTACCAAGGCTCTGGAAGAGGAGCTGGTCGCCAGGAAGAACTGCAACCTGAAAGGGACCTGGCTGTTCTGGAACATGGTGGACAGGAGGGGGCGGAAGAACCTGTATGACGCCTGGAACCGGGTCATCGACAAGATGGGGCTGCGGCTGCTGTCCTCACACATTCCGAACACCCTCCGCTACAACAGGGAGGCGGACCCTGTCTGCAAGGGTGTCTTCCGTTCCACGCTGTTTCCACCCGATCCCCATCAGGAGAAAGGCTCCGGCCTTCCTGAACTGGTGGAGGAGATATGCCGTACCATCGGCCTGGAGGAACCCGATACCGACCGGTAG
- a CDS encoding DUF2795 domain-containing protein encodes MYWTLELASKLEDAPWPATKDELIDYAVRSGASLEVLENLQEIEDEGEIYESIEDIWPDYPSKDDFFFNEEEY; translated from the coding sequence ATGTACTGGACACTTGAATTGGCATCGAAGCTGGAAGATGCTCCCTGGCCCGCTACGAAAGATGAACTGATTGACTATGCTGTGCGTTCGGGTGCGTCTCTCGAAGTGCTCGAAAATCTGCAGGAAATAGAGGACGAGGGTGAGATTTACGAATCTATCGAAGATATTTGGCCCGACTACCCGTCGAAAGACGATTTCTTCTTCAACGAAGAGGAGTATTAA
- a CDS encoding master DNA invertase Mpi family serine-type recombinase: MIYGYIRVSSDKQTVENQRFEIKNFCDNQNIKIDGWIEETISGTKAYNKRELGKLLNKVQKDDLIICAELSRLGRNLFMIMEILNICMSKECRVWTIKDNYKLGEDIQSKVLAFAFGLSAEIERNLISQRTKEALARKKIEGVILGRPKGKKSAPEKYKLHDKRILIQELLKAEVSQRKIAKICKVDRNTLARFIKTFMVEA, translated from the coding sequence ATGATATACGGATACATTAGAGTAAGCAGTGATAAGCAGACAGTAGAAAACCAACGTTTTGAAATCAAGAATTTCTGCGACAATCAAAACATAAAAATTGATGGTTGGATAGAGGAAACCATTAGTGGAACAAAAGCCTATAACAAACGTGAACTCGGAAAATTGCTCAATAAGGTACAGAAAGATGATTTGATTATCTGCGCTGAATTGTCCAGATTGGGTCGTAATCTCTTTATGATAATGGAAATTCTGAATATTTGCATGAGCAAGGAATGTAGGGTTTGGACTATCAAAGACAACTATAAGTTAGGAGAGGACATTCAAAGTAAAGTGTTGGCTTTTGCTTTTGGACTGTCAGCAGAGATTGAACGTAACCTTATTAGCCAACGAACAAAAGAAGCCTTAGCACGAAAGAAAATAGAAGGGGTAATATTAGGACGTCCTAAAGGGAAAAAAAGTGCTCCAGAGAAGTACAAACTCCACGATAAGAGGATTCTCATACAAGAACTATTGAAAGCTGAAGTTTCACAACGCAAAATCGCTAAAATTTGTAAAGTGGATAGAAATACGCTCGCTCGATTTATTAAGACTTTTATGGTAGAAGCATAA
- a CDS encoding amidoligase family protein, with protein sequence MNEQIRSILAQETTKTSKIRQLYLLGVPRAEIARMVTNGNYGFVVNALRRMSECECGPNIQPLAAAPDYTFNRKFGIEIEAYNCSRERLARELRESGIEVVVEGYNHTTRPHWKLVTDSSLNGNDTFELVSPILVGEAGLRELEKVCWVLELCDVKVNGSCGLHVHIDAAGFSMETWRNLALSYKHLEPVIDRFMPASRRDNYYCRGLGHVSDGMIRSARTVDELKGRIGDRYHKVNLEAYSRHKTVEFRQHSGTTSFTKMRNWVLFLHKLVTFATRGQVPAGTALQDIPFLDGEQKLYYKLRTKKLSA encoded by the coding sequence ATGAACGAGCAAATCAGAAGCATTTTAGCACAAGAAACGACAAAGACGAGCAAGATCCGGCAACTGTATCTTCTGGGTGTTCCCCGTGCGGAAATCGCACGAATGGTGACCAACGGAAACTACGGCTTTGTAGTGAACGCCCTGCGCCGTATGAGTGAATGTGAGTGCGGTCCGAACATCCAACCGTTGGCAGCCGCACCGGATTACACTTTCAACCGCAAGTTCGGTATCGAGATCGAGGCTTACAACTGTTCCCGCGAACGGCTCGCACGCGAGCTCAGGGAGTCCGGTATCGAGGTTGTGGTGGAAGGTTACAACCATACCACCCGTCCGCATTGGAAACTCGTGACAGACAGTAGTCTGAACGGGAATGACACCTTCGAGCTGGTCAGTCCGATCCTTGTCGGCGAAGCCGGGTTACGTGAACTGGAGAAGGTCTGCTGGGTGCTTGAGCTGTGTGATGTGAAGGTGAACGGGAGCTGCGGGCTTCACGTGCATATCGATGCCGCCGGTTTCAGCATGGAGACCTGGCGCAACCTGGCCCTGAGCTACAAACACCTGGAACCGGTCATCGACAGGTTCATGCCTGCATCCCGCAGGGACAACTACTATTGCCGTGGGCTGGGCCATGTCTCTGACGGGATGATACGTTCCGCCCGGACGGTGGACGAGCTGAAAGGAAGGATCGGTGACCGTTACCACAAGGTGAACCTTGAGGCCTACTCACGGCACAAGACGGTCGAGTTCCGGCAGCATTCGGGAACGACCAGCTTCACAAAAATGCGAAATTGGGTGCTGTTTCTCCACAAATTGGTTACCTTTGCCACAAGGGGACAGGTGCCTGCGGGCACCGCGCTCCAGGACATCCCCTTCCTGGATGGTGAACAGAAACTATATTATAAACTGAGAACTAAAAAATTATCGGCATGA
- a CDS encoding DUF3408 domain-containing protein: MTGKNVKDRMGSGGMDADRIREIMGEAPACPRKGRGTSGNDIMRPARKSGPMQPSVYGEEYLHGIAGVQRRSLHIPAALHRKLSILAGASRNGTVTLEGFINHLVSRHLEEYRETVEMILEESLPGRS; encoded by the coding sequence ATGACAGGAAAGAACGTAAAAGACCGGATGGGTTCCGGCGGGATGGACGCGGACCGCATCCGTGAGATCATGGGGGAAGCACCTGCCTGTCCCCGGAAGGGACGTGGAACGTCCGGTAACGACATAATGCGTCCCGCAAGGAAAAGCGGCCCCATGCAGCCGTCCGTCTATGGGGAGGAATACCTGCATGGCATTGCGGGCGTGCAGCGCCGGTCACTGCATATTCCTGCCGCCCTGCACCGGAAACTGTCCATCCTGGCGGGAGCCTCGAGAAATGGAACGGTCACGCTGGAGGGGTTCATCAACCACCTTGTATCGCGGCATCTGGAAGAATACAGGGAAACGGTGGAGATGATTCTGGAAGAGTCCCTGCCCGGCCGGTCATAA
- a CDS encoding site-specific integrase: MKVEKFKVLLYLKKSEPDKTGKAPIMGRITLNRTMAQFSCKLSCTPGLWNARESRLNGKSREAVETNEKIERLLLAVHSAFNSLMERKRDFDAAAVRDMFQGNAGMQMTLLKLLDRHNGEMKARVGVDRAPTTLSTYLFTYRTLSEFIKAKFKVPDLVFGQLNEQFIRDYQDFILLEKGYAVDTLRGYLAILKKICRIAYKEGHSEKYHFCHFKLPKQKETTPKALSRENFEKLRDLEIPEKRRSHVITRDLFLFACYTGTAYADAVSITRKNLFRDDEGSLWLKYQRKKTDYLGRVKLLPEAVALIEKYRDDTRETLFPPQDYHTLRANMKSLRLMAGLSQDLVYHMGRHSFASLVTLEEGVPIETICKMLGHSNIKTTQIYARVTPKKLFEDMDRFVEATRDLKLIL, encoded by the coding sequence ATGAAAGTGGAAAAATTCAAGGTGCTGCTCTACCTGAAAAAGAGCGAGCCGGACAAGACCGGCAAAGCCCCGATCATGGGACGGATCACCCTCAACCGCACGATGGCGCAGTTCAGCTGCAAGCTCTCCTGCACCCCCGGGCTGTGGAACGCGCGTGAGAGCCGGCTGAACGGCAAGAGCCGGGAAGCGGTGGAGACCAATGAAAAAATAGAAAGACTGCTGCTTGCCGTACACTCGGCCTTCAATTCCCTCATGGAAAGAAAAAGGGATTTCGATGCCGCCGCGGTCAGGGACATGTTCCAGGGCAATGCGGGCATGCAGATGACCCTGCTCAAACTTCTCGACCGGCATAACGGGGAAATGAAGGCCCGTGTCGGTGTGGACCGTGCGCCCACCACACTCTCGACCTACCTCTTCACCTACCGCACGCTTTCCGAATTCATCAAGGCGAAATTCAAGGTTCCGGACCTTGTCTTCGGGCAGCTCAACGAGCAGTTCATCCGCGACTATCAGGATTTCATCCTTCTGGAAAAGGGATATGCCGTGGACACGCTTCGCGGCTACCTGGCCATCTTGAAAAAGATCTGCCGCATCGCCTACAAGGAGGGCCACTCGGAGAAATACCATTTCTGCCACTTCAAGCTGCCCAAGCAGAAGGAGACAACACCGAAAGCACTCAGCCGTGAGAATTTCGAGAAGCTGCGTGATCTGGAGATACCGGAAAAACGCAGGTCACATGTCATCACCCGGGACCTCTTCCTCTTCGCCTGTTACACCGGCACCGCCTATGCCGATGCGGTAAGCATCACCCGGAAGAACCTCTTCCGGGATGACGAGGGCAGCCTCTGGCTGAAATACCAGCGAAAGAAAACCGACTACCTCGGACGTGTCAAGCTGCTTCCGGAAGCCGTCGCGTTGATTGAGAAATACCGGGACGATACCCGCGAGACTCTTTTCCCGCCGCAGGACTACCACACGCTCAGGGCCAATATGAAATCCCTGCGCCTGATGGCAGGGCTGAGCCAGGACCTTGTCTACCACATGGGACGGCATTCTTTCGCCTCGCTGGTCACGCTCGAGGAGGGAGTGCCGATAGAGACCATCTGCAAAATGCTGGGACACTCCAACATAAAGACCACCCAGATATACGCGCGCGTAACCCCGAAGAAGCTGTTCGAGGACATGGACAGGTTCGTCGAGGCAACCCGCGATTTGAAACTTATCCTTTAA
- a CDS encoding helix-turn-helix transcriptional regulator, whose product MINLERNEDALRKIAAKFRLLRRKAELKQKDVAKETGLNIGNIEAARINLNLTSLEVLCRYYGLTLEKFFDDIDL is encoded by the coding sequence ATGATTAATCTGGAACGTAATGAAGATGCCCTGCGTAAAATTGCGGCAAAATTTAGACTACTTCGTCGCAAAGCCGAATTGAAACAGAAAGATGTTGCCAAGGAAACAGGGCTGAACATTGGCAATATTGAAGCAGCGAGAATCAATCTTAATCTTACATCACTCGAAGTCCTCTGTCGATATTATGGACTGACACTCGAAAAGTTCTTCGACGATATTGATTTATAG
- a CDS encoding IS110 family transposase encodes MKVFYLGVDVSKKKLDLCLRSNGKDILYDVIPNDLSSIKSWLTRTFEKFFLSEDSLVVCAEHTGQYTYPLVCATKSIGVYLCLEDAAKIKYCHGIPRGKNDKIDACRIAMYAERYNDCLQPYTASELIIQKLKNLSTERSMLVADRAKYQSQLKDQVDYMEHSIYIAKCNRVEGIINTFTDYIAQIDLEIKELINQAPVIAHQMDLLMSVDGVGERVALKMIMETDAFTSFTDPRKFCCHAGVVPFVYVSGSSQRSKNRVSNRADKSIKHLLHMAALSVSQVKNSPLKKYYDRKVEEGKNKMSVLNAVRAKLVTIMFAVIRADAFFSRNYQNSLA; translated from the coding sequence ATGAAAGTTTTTTATTTAGGAGTTGATGTGAGTAAGAAAAAATTGGATTTATGTTTAAGGAGTAACGGTAAGGACATCCTTTATGATGTTATTCCTAATGATCTATCCTCTATTAAATCTTGGTTAACAAGAACGTTTGAGAAATTTTTCCTCTCTGAGGACAGTTTGGTTGTCTGTGCGGAACATACAGGGCAATATACCTATCCTTTGGTCTGTGCAACAAAAAGTATAGGAGTCTACTTATGTTTGGAAGATGCAGCTAAAATAAAATATTGTCATGGAATACCTCGTGGCAAAAATGATAAAATAGATGCCTGCCGAATAGCAATGTATGCAGAAAGATATAATGATTGCCTACAACCGTATACCGCATCAGAGCTTATAATACAAAAACTCAAAAACTTATCAACAGAACGCAGTATGCTTGTTGCAGATAGGGCTAAATATCAATCCCAGCTAAAAGATCAGGTAGACTATATGGAACACTCAATATATATTGCTAAATGCAATAGAGTTGAAGGGATTATCAATACATTTACGGATTACATAGCACAAATAGACCTTGAAATAAAAGAACTTATAAATCAAGCACCTGTCATTGCTCATCAAATGGATTTACTCATGTCTGTGGATGGAGTTGGGGAACGTGTTGCACTGAAGATGATCATGGAAACAGATGCTTTCACTTCTTTTACTGATCCCAGGAAGTTTTGCTGTCATGCAGGAGTTGTTCCGTTCGTCTATGTGTCAGGAAGTAGCCAACGTTCTAAAAATAGAGTATCTAATAGGGCTGACAAAAGCATCAAGCATTTGCTACATATGGCGGCACTATCTGTTTCACAAGTGAAAAATAGTCCATTGAAGAAATATTATGACAGAAAGGTCGAAGAGGGAAAAAATAAGATGTCGGTTCTGAATGCAGTTAGAGCGAAATTAGTTACGATTATGTTCGCTGTAATTAGGGCGGATGCTTTTTTTTCGAGAAATTATCAAAATTCGCTTGCGTAA
- a CDS encoding site-specific integrase — translation MRSTFKLLFYINRNKVKSDGTTAVLCRISIDGKKSAVTTGVYCKPGDWDSKKCEIKTARENNRLAAFRSRLEEAYGNLLRNQGVVTAELLKTTVSGANSVPEYLLQAGEVERERLRVRSKEINSTSTYRQSKTTQLNLRQFIESRGMKDIAFSDITEEFAESFKVFLKKELGHRNGHVNHCLCWLNRLIYIAVDREILRANPIEDVAYERKETPKLRHISRSELKRMMETPLPDPMMELARRTFIFSSLTGLAYADTRALHPRHIGTTSEGRRYIRIRRAKTDVEAFIPLHPIAGQILELYNTTDDDRPVFPLPVRDVLWYEVHGMGVALGMKENLSYHMARHSFGTLTLTAGIPIESIARMMGHTNIDSTQVYAQVTDRKISSDMNRLMERRKPAAGKEAAG, via the coding sequence ATGCGCAGTACATTCAAGCTCTTATTCTACATCAACCGTAACAAGGTGAAATCGGACGGCACGACCGCCGTCCTCTGCCGGATCAGCATCGACGGAAAGAAATCGGCAGTCACGACAGGCGTCTATTGCAAACCCGGGGACTGGGACAGCAAGAAGTGTGAAATCAAAACAGCCAGGGAGAACAACCGCCTTGCCGCCTTCCGCAGCCGGTTGGAAGAGGCGTACGGGAACCTGCTGAGGAACCAGGGAGTGGTCACGGCCGAACTGCTCAAGACCACCGTGTCAGGCGCCAATTCCGTACCGGAATACCTCCTGCAGGCCGGAGAGGTGGAACGCGAACGGCTCAGGGTCCGCTCCAAGGAGATCAACTCCACTTCCACCTACCGCCAGTCGAAGACCACCCAGCTCAACCTCAGGCAGTTCATCGAATCCCGCGGGATGAAGGACATCGCCTTTTCGGACATCACCGAGGAGTTCGCCGAATCGTTCAAGGTCTTTCTCAAGAAGGAGCTGGGACACAGGAACGGACACGTGAACCACTGCCTGTGCTGGCTCAACCGACTCATCTACATCGCCGTGGACCGGGAAATACTAAGAGCCAATCCGATAGAGGACGTGGCATACGAGAGGAAAGAAACACCTAAACTAAGGCATATCAGCCGCAGTGAACTGAAGCGGATGATGGAAACCCCGCTGCCCGACCCGATGATGGAGCTGGCACGCAGGACGTTCATCTTCTCCTCGCTGACCGGTCTGGCCTACGCGGATACGAGGGCTCTCCATCCCCGTCACATCGGAACGACTTCGGAAGGAAGAAGGTATATCCGCATCCGCCGCGCCAAAACGGACGTGGAGGCGTTCATCCCGCTGCATCCCATAGCCGGACAGATACTGGAGCTTTACAACACCACGGATGACGACAGGCCGGTATTCCCGCTGCCGGTCCGCGACGTCCTCTGGTATGAGGTACATGGAATGGGCGTGGCATTAGGCATGAAAGAGAACCTGTCCTACCACATGGCCCGGCATTCGTTCGGAACCCTGACACTGACCGCAGGTATTCCGATAGAGAGCATCGCCAGGATGATGGGCCACACGAACATCGACAGCACGCAGGTCTACGCCCAGGTCACCGACCGGAAGATATCCTCGGACATGAACCGGCTGATGGAAAGAAGAAAGCCCGCGGCCGGCAAGGAAGCCGCAGGCTAA
- a CDS encoding helix-turn-helix domain-containing protein, translated as MDGQDVCLRLDISPRTLQTLRDTGRLAFTRLQRKFYYKPGDVEKLMVYVGIRRKEKEVRERRKNGNL; from the coding sequence CTGGACGGCCAGGATGTCTGCCTGCGCCTTGACATCTCGCCGCGTACCCTGCAGACTCTCCGCGATACCGGACGGCTGGCGTTCACCCGCCTCCAGCGCAAGTTCTATTACAAGCCCGGGGATGTGGAGAAGTTGATGGTCTACGTCGGCATCAGACGCAAGGAGAAGGAGGTGAGAGAAAGAAGGAAGAACGGAAACCTTTAA
- a CDS encoding helix-turn-helix domain-containing protein — protein MSSQRYNEKLIKAVGLRLRLIREAKMLSQEKVLFQTNIHLSNIENGHKNITIGTLVELCHTYQIKLKDFFKGLEYD, from the coding sequence ATGAGTAGTCAGCGATACAATGAAAAGCTAATAAAAGCAGTCGGTTTGAGACTTCGACTGATACGGGAGGCAAAAATGTTGTCCCAAGAAAAAGTGTTGTTTCAAACCAATATCCATCTATCGAATATCGAAAACGGTCACAAGAATATAACCATCGGGACATTAGTTGAACTTTGCCACACCTATCAAATTAAATTAAAGGATTTTTTCAAAGGGCTTGAATATGATTAA
- a CDS encoding tyrosine-type recombinase/integrase: MLAKCLIINVLRLIIVILFFIAFLNITYCARHTFATTVTLTQGVPLETVSKMLGHKHITTTQIYAKITNDKIGRDMDALAERIGDRFKMAR, encoded by the coding sequence ATTCTCGCAAAATGCTTAATTATAAACGTTTTACGTTTAATTATCGTCATTCTGTTTTTTATTGCATTTCTAAATATTACTTATTGCGCTCGCCATACGTTCGCCACGACGGTTACGCTGACACAGGGCGTACCGTTGGAGACCGTATCGAAAATGTTGGGGCACAAACATATTACCACGACCCAGATATATGCCAAAATCACCAATGATAAGATAGGCCGGGATATGGATGCGCTGGCGGAAAGGATCGGTGATAGATTCAAGATGGCCCGGTAG
- a CDS encoding helix-turn-helix transcriptional regulator: MEKKSNDCWQRIEKVLKHADMSANYFAKYIGLRHGENLYQIKRGRNKISLDVARRIHRKFPKYSISWLICGEPEVMDNNREALTVLPLYHDMWTIRFLEDAAEEQFIISKAAANGAQCAVPCNGGSLEVPFFLRDTILLFRRQPLENVGTGSGLYLIDYKGERLFRFLERKAYMDCIQMVGLVPENQDPELVDCAAVESLWKVCATVKRW, from the coding sequence ATGGAAAAGAAGAGTAACGACTGTTGGCAGCGGATCGAAAAGGTGCTGAAGCATGCCGATATGTCGGCAAATTATTTTGCAAAATACATCGGACTGCGGCACGGGGAGAATCTCTATCAGATCAAGCGGGGACGCAACAAAATAAGCCTCGACGTAGCACGCAGGATTCACCGGAAGTTCCCGAAATACTCGATTTCATGGCTGATATGCGGGGAACCCGAAGTGATGGACAATAACAGAGAGGCCTTAACGGTTCTCCCGCTGTACCATGACATGTGGACGATACGGTTTTTGGAGGATGCTGCCGAAGAGCAGTTCATCATTTCCAAGGCGGCCGCGAACGGCGCGCAGTGCGCAGTTCCCTGCAATGGCGGTTCTTTGGAGGTGCCGTTTTTCCTCCGCGATACGATTTTGTTGTTCCGCAGACAGCCGCTCGAAAACGTGGGGACAGGAAGCGGCCTGTATCTGATCGACTACAAAGGGGAACGGTTATTCAGGTTCCTCGAACGAAAAGCCTATATGGACTGTATTCAGATGGTAGGTCTTGTCCCTGAGAACCAAGACCCGGAGCTCGTCGATTGTGCCGCAGTCGAATCACTCTGGAAGGTTTGCGCAACGGTGAAAAGGTGGTAA
- a CDS encoding cob(I)yrinic acid a,c-diamide adenosyltransferase: MKVYTKKGDKGLTSLVGGERVFKTDERVEAYGTVDELAAFAALLGDNMRAEAALSPYVDDLNRILSRLMTVEALLACGKTGCGKVAPLAPEAVTWLEGRIDAMQDALKPIDKFTIPGGNAVVSMCHVCRTVCRRAERAALRADEKYGTDATVLMWLNRLSDYFYLLGRTLTEHYGVEETLWIP, encoded by the coding sequence ATGAAAGTATACACGAAAAAAGGCGATAAGGGGTTGACCTCCCTTGTCGGCGGCGAACGGGTCTTCAAGACCGATGAACGGGTCGAGGCTTATGGCACGGTGGACGAATTGGCGGCCTTTGCGGCCTTGCTCGGAGACAACATGCGTGCGGAAGCTGCGCTGTCGCCCTATGTCGATGACCTGAACCGCATCCTGTCACGCCTGATGACCGTCGAGGCATTGCTGGCATGCGGAAAAACAGGGTGCGGGAAGGTTGCGCCGCTGGCTCCCGAGGCCGTCACCTGGCTCGAAGGCCGTATCGACGCGATGCAGGACGCGCTCAAACCGATCGACAAATTCACGATCCCGGGCGGCAACGCCGTCGTTTCGATGTGCCACGTGTGCCGTACGGTCTGCCGACGTGCCGAGCGTGCCGCGCTGCGTGCCGATGAAAAATACGGCACGGATGCCACGGTGCTGATGTGGCTGAACCGCCTTTCCGATTATTTTTACCTGCTCGGGCGCACGCTCACAGAGCATTACGGTGTCGAGGAGACCCTGTGGATTCCGTAA
- a CDS encoding helix-turn-helix domain-containing protein yields MDGQEVCQALRITKRTLQSYRDKGLLGCSTVGGKYYYREKDVTEFLQARTAKKEI; encoded by the coding sequence CTGGACGGACAAGAGGTATGCCAGGCATTACGAATTACCAAACGCACCCTGCAAAGTTACCGGGACAAGGGACTATTGGGCTGTTCCACGGTCGGTGGTAAGTACTATTACCGCGAAAAAGACGTGACCGAGTTTTTACAGGCACGAACAGCTAAAAAGGAGATATAA
- a CDS encoding helix-turn-helix domain-containing protein — MEGIIDKENERVRRFFALLDDMEKKVERLARDNRPPFNGERFLTDRELSGMLKISRRCLQDYRDQGRIPYIQLGGKILYRQSDIERLLEENYHPALV; from the coding sequence ATGGAAGGCATTATCGACAAGGAGAACGAACGTGTCCGCAGGTTCTTTGCCCTGCTGGACGACATGGAGAAAAAAGTGGAACGTCTTGCCCGTGACAACCGTCCTCCCTTCAACGGGGAACGGTTCCTGACCGACAGGGAGCTTTCCGGGATGTTGAAGATCAGCCGCAGGTGCCTGCAGGATTACAGGGACCAAGGACGGATTCCCTATATCCAGCTTGGCGGGAAGATCCTGTACAGGCAGTCGGACATCGAGAGGCTGCTGGAGGAGAACTATCACCCTGCATTGGTATAA